In a genomic window of Gouania willdenowi chromosome 11, fGouWil2.1, whole genome shotgun sequence:
- the LOC114471816 gene encoding estradiol 17-beta-dehydrogenase 8-like isoform X1, which produces MAATTRLVSRLALVTGGGSGIGRAVCQRLASEGASVVVADIREESANETAESLQSALRTQVHTAAAVDVACKESVKRLMTRIQTEYFQPPSVCVNAAGITQDDFLLHMDEENFDLVVQVNLKGSFLVTQAVAQALVACGASKGSIVTVGSIVGKVGNIGQVNYSASKAGVEALTRTAAKELSRFGIRCNCVLPGFISTPMTDKVPEKVIDKMKSLVPMGRMGEPAEVADVCAFLASDDSRYVTGASIHVTGTHSVVMETRLKKMDVDVLSLCQEDFSLAEAAVRHTRLKVKTS; this is translated from the exons ATGGCGGCCACCACGAGGCTCGTGTCAAGGTTGGCGTTGGTCACTg GGGGAGGCAGTGGGATCGGACGGGCCGTGTGTCAGCGTTTGGCGTCTGAAGGAGCCTCCGTGGTGGTCGCTGACATCAGAGAGGAGTCGGCCAATGAGACGGCGGAGAGTCTGCAGAGCGCGCTCAGAACGCAGGTTCACACGGCTGCAGCGGTGGACGTGGCGTGTAAAGAGAGCGTGAAGAGGCTGATGACACGGATTCAG ACGGAGTACTTCCAGCCtccctcagtgtgtgtgaaCGCAGCAGGCATCACTCAGGACGACTTCCTGCTTCACATGGACGAGGAAAACTTTGACCTTGTCGTTCAGGTCAATCTAAAG GGTTCGTTCCTGGTCACTCAGGCTGTGGCTCAGGCGTTGGTGGCGTGTGGAGCGTCCAAAGGATCCATCGTCACTGTGGGAAGCATCGTGGGAaag GTGGGAAACATAGGACAGGTGAATTACTCCGCCTCCAAAGCTGGAGTGGAGGCTCTGACCAGGACTGCTGCCAAAGAGCTGAGCAG GTTTGGTATCCGGTGTAACTGTGTGCTGCCAGGCTTCATCTCCACCCCCATGACGGACAAAGTTCCAGAGAAGGTCATAGACAAG ATGAAGTCTTTGGTGCCGATGGGTCGAATGGGCGAGCCCGCAG AGGTGGCTGATGTGTGTGCCTTCTTAGCTTCAGACGACTCTCGATACGTGACGGGGGCGAGCATCCACGTCACAGGTACTCACTCTGTCGTCATGGAAAcgcgtttaaaaaaaatggacgtCGACGTTTTGTCTCTCTGTCAGGAGGACTTTTCATTGGCTGAAGCAGCTGTCCGTCACACAAGGCTGAAAGTTAAGACTTCCTGA
- the LOC114471816 gene encoding estradiol 17-beta-dehydrogenase 8-like isoform X2, whose product MAATTRLVSRLALVTGGGSGIGRAVCQRLASEGASVVVADIREESANETAESLQSALRTQVHTAAAVDVACKESVKRLMTRIQTEYFQPPSVCVNAAGITQDDFLLHMDEENFDLVVQVNLKGSFLVTQAVAQALVACGASKGSIVTVGSIVGKVGNIGQVNYSASKAGVEALTRTAAKELSRFGIRCNCVLPGFISTPMTDKVPEKVIDKMKSLVPMGRMGEPAEVADVCAFLASDDSRYVTGASIHVTGGLFIG is encoded by the exons ATGGCGGCCACCACGAGGCTCGTGTCAAGGTTGGCGTTGGTCACTg GGGGAGGCAGTGGGATCGGACGGGCCGTGTGTCAGCGTTTGGCGTCTGAAGGAGCCTCCGTGGTGGTCGCTGACATCAGAGAGGAGTCGGCCAATGAGACGGCGGAGAGTCTGCAGAGCGCGCTCAGAACGCAGGTTCACACGGCTGCAGCGGTGGACGTGGCGTGTAAAGAGAGCGTGAAGAGGCTGATGACACGGATTCAG ACGGAGTACTTCCAGCCtccctcagtgtgtgtgaaCGCAGCAGGCATCACTCAGGACGACTTCCTGCTTCACATGGACGAGGAAAACTTTGACCTTGTCGTTCAGGTCAATCTAAAG GGTTCGTTCCTGGTCACTCAGGCTGTGGCTCAGGCGTTGGTGGCGTGTGGAGCGTCCAAAGGATCCATCGTCACTGTGGGAAGCATCGTGGGAaag GTGGGAAACATAGGACAGGTGAATTACTCCGCCTCCAAAGCTGGAGTGGAGGCTCTGACCAGGACTGCTGCCAAAGAGCTGAGCAG GTTTGGTATCCGGTGTAACTGTGTGCTGCCAGGCTTCATCTCCACCCCCATGACGGACAAAGTTCCAGAGAAGGTCATAGACAAG ATGAAGTCTTTGGTGCCGATGGGTCGAATGGGCGAGCCCGCAG AGGTGGCTGATGTGTGTGCCTTCTTAGCTTCAGACGACTCTCGATACGTGACGGGGGCGAGCATCCACGTCACAG GAGGACTTTTCATTGGCTGA